A region of the Sinorhizobium arboris LMG 14919 genome:
TGACCTCGGCCGAAGACGGCTATATCCGTGTCGAGACGACGGGCGGCATCCCCGTCCGCATGGCATCGCCGGAAAAACCCGGGAGCGGAGCGAAGGCGGCCGTTGCGATCCGGCCCGAGAAGATCAGAATCAGCCGGCAGCCGCCGGAGCATGCACCGCTCAACGCCGCTGAAGGCGAGATATGGGACATCGGGTATCTCGGCGACATGACGGTTTTCCATATCCGGCTGAAGGACGGCAAGGTCGTCAAGGCGTCGTCGCTGAATGCGGTGCGGGCGGTCGAAGATCCGCTCGGCTACGACCAACAGGTCTGGATCTCCTTCGGCGAAGATGCCGGCGTCGTCTTGAAGGATTGAAGCCATGGCGAAACTTGCCTCAGCCTTCGTCAGTCGCCTGGTCATAATCATTCCCTATGCCTGGCTCCTGTTCTTCTTCCTCATCCCCTTCTTCATCGTCTTCCGCATTTCGCTGTCGCAGACGGCCGTCGCGATGCCGCCCTATACGCCGGTCTTCGATCTGGCGGGCGGTCTTTCCGGCATTCTGGAAAAGCTGCGGGATTTTTCGCTCGACAATTACGTCTGGCTGACGGAGGACGTCCTCTATTTCAACGCCTATGTGTCGAGTGTCGTCATCGCCGCCGTGTCGACCTTCCTGACGCTCCTGATCGGTTATCCTATCGCCTATGGCATGGCAAAGGCGCCGCGTTCGCTGCGGCCCACGCTGCTGATGATGGTAATCCTGCCCTTCTGGACGAGCTTTCTGATCCGTGTTTATGCCTGGATCGCCATCCTGAAGCCGGAGGGCCTGCTCAACCAGCTTCTGTCGACCGTCGGCCTCATCGATCAGCCCCTCATCATTCTCAACACCAACTGGGCGATCTATATAGGCATCGTCTATTCCTATCTTCCCTTCATGGTGCTGCCGATCTACTCGGCGCTTGAGAAGATGGACCATTCGCTGACGGAGGCCGCCCAGGATCTCGGCTGCACGCCCGTCGCCTCGTTCTGGCGTGTCACCTTCCCCCTGTCGCTCCCCGGCGTCGTGGCGGGCTGCCTTCTCGTTTTCATTCCGGCTGTCGGCGAATTCGTGATACCCGACCTCCTCGGCGGCTCGGAAACGCTGATGATCGGCAAGACATTGTGGAGCGAATTCAATTCCAACCGCGACTGGCCGGTTTCGTCGGCGGTGGCGATCATCCTGCTCATGATTCTGGTGATACCCATCGTCTATTTCCAGAACATCCAGGCCAAAGCCGACGGGGAGGGGAGGTGAGCCATGGAGAAGTGGTCCCGTTTCAACATCGCCTCCGTCGTTCTGGGCTTCGGCTTTCTCTATCTGCCGATCGTGCTCCTGGTGATCTTCTCCTTCAACGAGTCGAAACTGGTCACCGTCTGGGCCGGTTTCTCCACCAAATGGTACGGCCAACTCTGGCATAACCAGGGCCTCTTGGACGCGGCCTGGGTGACGATCCGGGTGGCGCTGCTTTCGGCGACCTGCGCGACGGTTCTCGGAACGCTGGCGGCGCTCGCGCTGGTGCGCTACACCCGCTTTCGCGGCCGTGTTCTCTTTTCCGGCATGGTCTATGCGCCTCTGGTAATGCCGGAGGTGATCACCGGCCTGTCGCTTCTTTTGCTCTTCGTGGCGATCGGGTTCGATCGCGGTTTCTGGACGATCACGCTCGCCCACATCACCTTCACCATGTGTTTCGTCGCGGTCGTGGTTCAGTCGCGTCTTCTGAGTTTCGATCAGTCGATCGAGGAGGCAGCGCTCGACCTCGGCGCGACGCCGGTCGGGACCTTCTTCGCGATCACCCTGCCGGTGATTGCGCCGGCCGTCTTTTCGGGCTGGGTTCTCGCGTTCACGCTGTCGCTGGACGATCTCGTGATTGCAAGTTTTACGACCGGGCCAGGCGCCACGACGCTGCCGATGAAGATCTATAGCCAGGTTCGTTTAGGGGTGACGCCGGAAATCAATGCCATCTGCACGATCCTGATCGGCATCGTCGCGCTGGGCGTGATCGTCGCATCGATCGTCACGAAGCGCCGCGAGGCCCAGCGCGAGAAGGACGAGCGAGCGGCCTTCGCGGCGATCGGGTGAGCGAAGGCAAAGCACTTCCAGGAAAGGTATGTAAGGGTTTTCCGTCCGGAAGTGCGTTATTGCAAAGATGTCACTTTGGGCTGAGGAGAACCGAAAGCGGTGAGATTACTGCGTTCGGCCAGGAGCCGCCGATGAAGAACTGCAGCGGCTCCTTGCCGGCCTCCGGGCCCGCGAGCGTTCCCGCCAGGGCCAGGCTGCCGGTGCGATAGGGGACGACCCCGGTCACGGAGATATTCCCGGCGGGGCCGACGAAAGCGGCCCGATCCAGCCGCGCGGTACCGCCGACGAAGCTCGCCTCGATGTCTGCCGTCCGGAAGTCGAGCGTGCCGTCGCTTGCCTGCGACAGGGAGAAGAATTCACCCTTGCGGACAAGATCGGTGAAGGCGTGAATGTCGAAATCGGCAAGGCTGCCATTCGTGAGGGAATAATCGAGACGGCCGAAGACGTCGGTGATGCCCGTCGCCCACAGCGGGCGGCCGGTGGCAAGATCGAGGCTGAGAACGCCCCTGCCCGTTGGGATGGGGCCCTTCAAACCGAAGCTCTCGAGGACGGCGGCGAAATCGGCATCTTTCAGGTTCGCCTGCAGCTTGCCACCCTGTTCCAGTCCGTTCTCCGACAGCACTGCCCGCCCGCTCAGCGTGCCGTTCGCGTAGCTGCTGTCGCCGATGTCGAGCGAGACCCGGCGGCCGTCGATTATCACCCCGGCTGCGACATCGGTCAGATGCAGCGGACCGGCCAGCACTTCCTGCGACGAGAGCCTGACATCAAGGCGCCAGCCGCCGACAAGGGCTTGCGCGATCCGCCATGCGCGGTCGTCCTCCTGCGCCGGCTTCAGCGTAGCCAATGGCAAACCGTTGAGGTCGATGCGGTCGAAGGCGAGCGTCCCCTCCACGCGCGGCCTTTCGCCGGGTCTCAGTTGCACGTCCAGTACGCCCGTCGCCGTAGCTCCGCCGATCGCCAGCTGGAGGTCCTCGAGCTTCAACGCCTGCTCACCGGTGGTCACCTTCGTGTCGATGCTGAAACCGCCGGCGGGAAATCCCGTCTCCGGCGTTCCGCGGTACCAGGCGGCGAGCGTTGCCAGCGAAGCTGCGGACATTTGCAGATGGCCCGAGGCAAAGGGCTGCGTCGAAAAATTGCCGCGGCCCTCGAAGGAAAATGTCAGGGGACTCGACGTCAGCGACGTCTTGAAGGAAGCGTCGCGCCTGGCGAAAAGGGCGAGCGGCTCTTCGCACACGAAGGCCCAGCCGACCTTTTCGCCGCCGATGGTGGCGGAGAATTGCGCGCTCAGCCGTCCGGCGAAGGAAGGCCATTTGAACGTGCCGGAGATCCCGGCGACGTCGACGCCCGCGCCATCCGTTGCCATATGGTCGACGACGCGGAGGCGGCCATTCTCGATCGTGATGTCGCCGAAGCGAGCCTTGTCCTGCGGCACGACAGTGCCCGGCTGCACCAGCCAGTGCGGCTTTCGCCAGTTCATGGTGCCGTCTGCTTCACGCTCGAAGGTGAAGACCGGGTCGACAAGCGTGATCTCGTCGAGCGCCTGCTCGCCGCGAAGGGCCGAGAGCAGGCTGAACGAAGCGGTGATGCGGCCGATTTCGGCGAGCGGGCGCGGTTCGGATCCGGCGGAGACGATCGTCGTTGCCGGGATCGTCACCAGGGGTTCCGGCCAGAACCGGACTTCCGGTTCGCCGCTGATCCTGCTCTTTCCGCCCGACCAGTCGTCGAGCATCCGTTCCATCGTCGCGCGCGCATCGGTCGTCGAGACGACAAGCGGCAGTGCGGCATTATAGGCGGCGGCAAGCACCACGCCTATGGCGGCCGACCAAACGAGGTGGCGCGGACGAAGCCGCACCCATAGGTGCGAATCGCGCAATATCTGGAACATCTTCCTCGTCATTTCGGTCGGACTTGCCATCGCCTCGGGTGAGCCGCTTGGATAGGGCTTCGGCTTGCATAAAGCAAATGTCGCCGACATGGAAATGTCGCCGTCGCGACGATGCGGAGCCGCATCCGCGCTGTTTGTTTTGCGTTGCAGCATGATATAGAAAAGGCCGAAGAGTGGAGGAGAGCATGCAAGCAGATCGACCGTTATGGGTTCCGGACAGGAAGACTCTCGAAGGCAGCCCGATGGCTGAGTTCATTACCTGGTGCGGGGAGCGCTTTGGACGCAGCTTCGGCGACTATGATGACTTTCATGGCTGGTCCGTGAGCGAGCGGGGCGATTTCTGGACCGCCGTATGGGAGCATTGCAAGGTCATCGGCGAGCGCGGAGAGAGGGCGCTCGTCGACGGCGACCGGATGCTCGACGCCCGCTTCTTTCCGGATGCGAGTCTCAACTTCGCCGAGAACCTGTTGCGCAAGACGGGAGGCGGCGATGCCCTGATCTTCCGCGGCGAGGACAAGGTGAGCTATCGGCTGACCTGGGACGAACTGCGCGCTCTGGTATCGCGCCTGCAACTGGCGCTGAAGGCGCAGGGGATCGGTGTCGGCGACCGCGTCGCCGCGATGATGCCGAACATGCCGGAAACGGTCGCCCTCATGCTCGCGACCGCTTCCGTGGGCGCGATCTGGTCGTCCTGTTCGCCCGACTTCGGCGAGCAGGGCGTCCTCGACCGCTTCGGCCAGATCGCCCCCAAGCTCTTCATCGCATGCGACGGCTACTGGTATAACGGCAAGCGGCAGGACGTGGACGCGAAGGTGCGCGCCGTGGCGAAGGCGCTCGGTGTGCCCACCGTCATCGTTCCCTATGCCGGAGACAGTGCCGCGCTCGCGCCGACGGTTGAGGGTGGCGTGACGCTTGCCGATTTCACCGCCGATTTCGAGGCCGGACCGCTTGTCTTCGAGCGCCAGCCGTTCAATCACCCGCTCTATATTCTGTTCTCCTCGGGAACGACGGGCGTACCGAAATGCATCGTCCACTCGGCCGGCGGGACGCTGTTGCAGCACCTCAAGGAACACCGCTTCCATTGCGGGCTCGGGGACGGCGAGCGGCTCTTCTATTTCACCACCTGCGGCTGGATGATGTGGAACTGGCTGGCGTCTGGCCTTGCGGTCGGTGCAACGCTGTGCCTCTATGACGGCTCACCCTTTTACCCGGACGGCAACGTCCTCTTCGATTATGCCGCCGCCGAACGCTTCGCCGTGTTCGGCACGTCGGCGAAGTATATCGACGCGGTGCGCAAGGGTGGATTCACCCCGGCAAAGACGCACGACCTGTCGCCCCTGCGGCTTATGACCTCCACCGGCTCGCCGCTCTCGCCCGAGGGCTTCTCCTTCGTCTACGAGGGTATCAAGCCCGATGTCCAGCTCGCCTCGATTTCCGGCGGCACCGATATCGTCTCCTGCTTCGTGCTCGGCAATCCCCTGAAGCCCGTGTGGCGCGGAGAGATCCAAGGCCCCGGTCTCGGCCTTGCGGTCGACGTCTGGAACGACGAAGGCAAGCCGGTGCGCGGTGAAAAGGGCGAACTCGTCTGCACCAGGGCATTTCCGTCGATGCCTGTCATGTTCTGGAACGATCCGGACGGGGCGAAATATCGGGCCGCCTATTTCGACCGCTTCGACAATGTGTGGTGCCACGGTGATTTTGCCGAATGGACGCCGCATGGCGGCATCGTCATCCACGGCCGCTCCGACGCCACCCTGAATCCCGGCGGCGTGCGCATCGGCACGGCGGAGATCTACAATCAGGTCGAACAGATGGACGAGGTCACCGAAGCGCTCTGCATCGGCCAGGATTGGGAGGACGATGTCCGCGTCGTCCTGTTCGTGCGGCTGGCTCCCGGCGTCGAGCTGACCGAAGAACTGGCCAGGGAGATCAAAGCCCGCATCCGGACGGGCGCGTCGCCGCGGCACGTGCCGGCAAAGATCATCGCCGTCGCCGACATCCCGCGCACCAAGTCCGGCAAGATCGTCGAACTCGCGGTCCGCGACGTCGTCCACGGCCGTCCAGTCAAGAACAAGGAAGCGCTGGCCAACCCCGAAGCTCTCGATCTCTTTGCAGGTTTGGAGGAACTCAAGAGCTGAGTTCGGGCTGGCATCCGTTCCTGTTGCGCCGCGTTCCTCTTCCCGACCGCCACATCCCAGCGAAGGGCAGGGGAACGACGTGCATTATGGCCGCCGCTCGAGCGAGCGGGACACCAGAATGACGGGCACCATCCCGGCGAGGACGATGATCATCGCGGCGACGGAGGCGTCCTCGACCTTCGCCCGCGAGGCATCCTCGTAGACGAGCGTTGCGAGCGTATTGAAATTGAACGGACGCAGCATGATGGTCGCCGAAAGCTCTTTCATCGTTTCTATGAAGACGAGGAGCGCGGCCGTCAGCACCGCCGGGCGCATCATCGGCAGCAGCACCGTGCGCAGCGTCTGCCCGCTCGTACGCCCCAGGGCGCGTGCGGCCATGTCCAGATGCGGCGACAATTTCTGGAAACCGGCCTCCAGCGTCCCTTCCGCCATGGTCAGGAACCGGACCGTGCAGGCATAGATGATGGCAAAGCCGGTGCCACTCATGAGGAGGCCGGTGGAAATCCCGAAAAGGTCCCGCATTTCGGCGTCGATGGTGTTGTCGAGGGCCGCGAGCGGAAAGAGCACGCCGATTGCCAGTACCGTACCGGGTACACCATAGCCGAAGGAGGCGAGCCGCCCGGCGATGTCGGTGATGCGCGAGCGCCCGGTACGGGCGGCATAGGCGAGCACGAACCCCAGGAGCACGGTCGCGAAGGCCGTCAGACCCGACACGAGAATGCTGTGCAGAAGCGCGCTCAGGAGGCGCGGCGCCAGGAACTGGTCGAGGCGTTTCAAGGCATAATCGCCCAGAACGAGGAAGGGAACGGCAAAGCCCGACCCAATCGGCAGAAGGCAGGCGGCCGTCGCAGCCCATCCCTTCCAGCCGAAAAGTCTCAGCCTCGCGACATCGTGAACCGCCGCCGTGGTCTTCTGGCTCGCAAAGCGCTGTCTGCGGCGCGCGGCCCGCTCGACCATCATCAGTCCGATGACGAAAACCAGCATGATGCAGGCGATCTGCGCCGCGCCGGCAAGGCTGCCGCGGTTGAGCCAGGTATCGAAGATGGAAAAGGTCAGGGTCTGAACCCCGAGGAATTCGACCGCGCCGATATCGTTCAGCGTCTCCATGGCAACGAGGGTGAGGCCGATCATGATCGCCGGCCGTGCCATCGGAAGCTGGACGCGGAAGAAGACCTTCAGCGGTCCGGCGCCGAGCGTCCGCGCCACGTCCGCGGCGGCGCGCCCTTGCATCAGGAACATGGAACGGCAGGCGAGATATATATAAGGATAAAGGACCGAACTCAGTACCAGCACGGCGCCGCCGAGCGAGCGCACGTCCGGAAACCAGTAATCGCGGCTCGTCTGAAATCCGAAGAGTGCTCGGGTCAGCCCTTGCACAGGGCCGGTGAAAGTGAGCAATTCCCCGAAGGCATAGGCCGAAAGATAGGCCGGTATGGCCAGCGGCAGCACCAGGGCGGCCGAAAGGAAACGGCGCAACGGAAATTCATAGGTCGCCACCAGCCAGGCTGTGAGAATGCCGATCACGGCGGTGGCGATGCCCGTGAACAGAACCAGGAGAAGCGTGCGTCCGGTCGCGCGCGGGATCACGTTTTCGATGAGATGCGGCCAGTCTGCGCTGCCGCCGGAAACGGCGAGCCACGCAATGGCAACGATCGGCATGAGCACGACGGCGGAGGCAAGGCCGGCCCAGCCTGTGAGCAGCGGATGGTGAAGGCCGGTTCCGGAGCTGGCGTAGCGCCGCTTGAGGCTTTTGGCGGTGAAGTGCAAGCGATCCGTCCGAAGCAAAGCCGATCGAAATGACGAGTGAGGAAACGGCTCGCATTTCCCCGACCTTCAAGAACCGGCAAACTGGTTCCCGCAGGTCAACATTTCCTTACAGCTTTGTCCTCAATTGGCCAAGACGCGTTGCGGAGGAAAGGATATTTCCACCAGCGTACCCTCGTTCGGGGCCGAGCTGATGGCGAACTGCGCGCGATTCGCTTCCGTCATCGCTTTCGTCAACGGCAGGCCAAGGCCGGTGCCGTCGCCGCGCTTGCGGCCGCCGGTCGTGACCTGACGGAAGGGCTTCATCGCCTGGTCGAGCTCGTTGCGGGTCATTCCGACGCCCGTGTCGCGGATGCGCAGGATGACGCTGCCATTGGCCTCATAGGACGTCGACACGACGATTTGACCGCCGGACGGCGTGAAGCGGATGGCATTTGCCAGAATGTTCAGGGCGATCTGCTTGATCGATCGGTCGTCGGCGACGACCTCGGGCACGGAACCCGACAGCGAGGTGCGGATGATCACGCGCTGGCTGTTGGCTTGCGGCTGCACCAGCGACACGGCCTCGGAGACGGCCTCGTTGAGGTCCACGGAGCCGAAGTCGAGATCCATCTCGCCGGCCTCGATCTTCGAGATGTCGAGCAGATCGTTGACGATGTCGAGGACGTGCCGACCGGACCGGCCGATGTCGCCGGCATATTCGATATAGCGCGGATGGCCGATCGGGCCGAAATGCTCGCTCGCCATCATGTCGGAAAAGCCGATGATGGCGTTGAGCGGCGTGCGGATTTCGTGGCTGACCCGGGCTAGGAATTCCGTCTTGTGAGCATTTGCCGTCTCGGCGGCACGCTTGGCGTTGCGCAGTTCCTCTTCGGTCCGCTTCCACTGGGTGATGTCGCGGATGACGGCGCAGTAGCCGTTGGAAGAGGAGAGCCGGCCGATGGTCATGAACAGCGGAATGAACCCTCCGGCAGCTTCGCGGCCGATCACTTCGCGGCCATCATTGAGTACGCTTGCGACGCCGTGGCCGGAAAGGCCCTGGAGGTAGTCGATCACGGCCTTTTGGCTCTCATGGGCGAAGAGCGCGGCGAACGGCTTTCCGCGCATCTCGGCTTCGTCATAGTCGAAGAGCGCGCTTGCGGAGCGGTTCATCGTCCGGATGTCGCCGTCCTGCCCGAGGACCACGACGCCGTCGGTCGCGGTTTCCAGAATCGATCGGAGTTCGTCGATTTCCATCCGGAGCCGGCTTGCCTCTGCCGCTCTTTCCTCTTTGCGCGCCTGCTTCTCCGCTTCGCTTGCGCCGGCCGGGGTCAGCGCAAGCATCAGCGCGCTCCTTCCTTCCCATCGGATCGAATGCAGGTGAGCGCCGACCGGGATGAGCCGGCCATCCTTGCGGACCAGCGTCATCGTTCCATCCGGCTTTGCTGTGCCCGCCTCGTCTCCGAGCGCGAAGAGGGCCTCCAGGCCTCCCTCCCGCGCGAAGGCATCGAGATCGTCATATTCGGTCAGCCGCAGGAATTCCGCATTCGCATGCAGCAACTCGTCGCCGTGGTGGACCAGCAGCGCGATTGGCAGCCTGTCGAGGATCTCGCTGCTCATTGCCGCAACGGTGCGTGCGGCGGGCTCCATCGCCGCGGCAGACGCCTCGCCGGGCTGCGTCGCATCATCCTGCCCGCCCGGCGCCTTGGCGCCACTCGTCTGTTCGTCCTCCTGCGCCGCAGCCGGCGTGCTGGTCGACGGCAAGGCTTCGGCCTCGGGTCGGCTTTCGGTTTGGCCTTCCTGCGGCAGCGGACCAGGGGAGACGAAATGTTCGCCGAGCTGTCTCGCAATCTCGCGGAAGGCCGCCTGCTCGCCGCGTGTCAGCGTGCCGGTTCCCGCCGGCCGGCGCTCTTCGAGATCGATGACCTTGTCGGAGGCCGGCCGGCCGGGCGTTTCGACGACCCGCAGCGCGGGTTGTTCGCCGCGGAATGGGTCTTCCGGCGCGCCCGCCGCAGCCTCGGCCGCATCTTCGCCGCTGCTGGCGGCAGGTCCGGTGCTGGAGCCAACCGCTGCGGTCGGTTTATCGGCGCCCTTGGCCGGCACGTCGCTTGCGGCCGGCGTGGTCCTTTCCGCCCGTTCGAGCGAAAGCCCGGCCGCCTTTGCGTCCGGCACCGCGTCGGCAACCCTGACGATGCCGAAGCCGCGGAAGCCGTCGAACTCGCGCGAACGGGAATAGGTGGGAAGGGCCGCCAGATCGACCGGGACCTTGAGATTGGTCCCCTGGACCGGCCAGAAGATCGTCTTGCCCGACCAGGTATCGCGGCGATGCAGGAGCTCGTTGATCTTGTTTTCGGGATCGAGATCGTAACGGTTGGCGAGATCGGTGAAGGTCACGCCGATCACGTCGGCGGCTTTCGGGCCGACGGCTGACGCAAACTCTTCGGAGATTTCGCTGAAGCGTCCCTCGGCGTCGATCTTCCAGACGAACCGAACCGCCCGGCCGCCCGCCGCGAAGGCGAAGTCGGCGGTTTCCCCGCCACGATCCGCATCGACAGGCGGTTCGCCGGAAGCCGGCTCTGCTTCCTGCAGGATTTCCGGCTCGGCGAGATCTGCCGCGTCGGCCTTGTCCTTCTGGGCAAACTCCCCTTGCGCCGCGTCGCCGGTGCCTTCCTCGCCCGGCGCTTCGGTTTCCTTCTCGGCAGCCGTTTCCGAGACCGCGGCGGGCACGGCTTCGTCAAGCGGTGCCGCCGGCTGGTCCGTCTCCGCCGGTGTTGCGGACGAAGGAACCGCCTCTTGTGTTTCGATCGGCGCCGTAGGTGTGGCGGGGCCCGCCTGCTCCTGCGCCGCAGCGCCGGCGGCCTCCCCGGCCTCGGCTTCTTCGAGGATTGCCTCGACCACGAAAAGCAGGTGGAGCGCCGGATAGTCCGAAATCTTGCCGACCGCGGCCGGCAGGCGTCCCTTTTCCGTCGCGACGGGACGCTTGATCAGCCGGTCCTGGTCGCGCGTGACGGCCGCAACGAGCGTTCGGCGGATATCCGACGAGAGGCCAAGGCTCTCGAAGCCGCGCGAGCCGGCAATCACGGCCCCGTCACTGTCGAGCACGGCCATATGCGTGTCCGGTCCGTCGAGCCCGGCAATCATCGCCTCTGCGCGCGCCTCGGTCGAAAGCGTCTTGCCGTTGTTGGGCGCTGTGAAAAGAATTGCCTCCTCGCCGGCCCCGACGCGGATCATCTCCACGGCGGCGTTGAGCGGAAGCCGCCGGAAGCCCGATGCCATCCGGATCAGAAGCTGCCGGCGGTCTCCCGCGGTCGCGAGCTGTGCCGCGGCGGCGCGCAGCTGGCGAAGCGAAAGGTCGCTCGGATCCAGGTCGGTATCGATGAAATCGTAAACGGAAGCCGTCCCGAACAGCTTTGCGCCCTGGTCGTTGGCCCATAGCACCCGCGCGACATCCCTTGAAAAAAGGACGGATGCATCCCCCCGGGCAAAATGCTCCCGCACCCGTGCATGCACGGCAATGTCGATAAAGGGGTACTGTCTCTCGGGCATCGGCAGACCTACTGACGGATCGCTTGCGCGTTAACGCTCTATTAATACCCAGCCCGTCGGCAAGGGTCCAGCAACGGCACCGCCTCGGCAACGTCTTTCGGCGCGGAAGGTTAATGGGGGTGGGAATTGTGCAGTGCACAAGTTTATTGCAATGCACAACGAAATCGGCTATAGAACGGTCATCCATCAAAACGGCGCCTCTGAAGAGGGCCACACCAAGGAGCGCATCCAAT
Encoded here:
- a CDS encoding ABC transporter permease subunit gives rise to the protein MAKLASAFVSRLVIIIPYAWLLFFFLIPFFIVFRISLSQTAVAMPPYTPVFDLAGGLSGILEKLRDFSLDNYVWLTEDVLYFNAYVSSVVIAAVSTFLTLLIGYPIAYGMAKAPRSLRPTLLMMVILPFWTSFLIRVYAWIAILKPEGLLNQLLSTVGLIDQPLIILNTNWAIYIGIVYSYLPFMVLPIYSALEKMDHSLTEAAQDLGCTPVASFWRVTFPLSLPGVVAGCLLVFIPAVGEFVIPDLLGGSETLMIGKTLWSEFNSNRDWPVSSAVAIILLMILVIPIVYFQNIQAKADGEGR
- a CDS encoding ABC transporter permease subunit, encoding MEKWSRFNIASVVLGFGFLYLPIVLLVIFSFNESKLVTVWAGFSTKWYGQLWHNQGLLDAAWVTIRVALLSATCATVLGTLAALALVRYTRFRGRVLFSGMVYAPLVMPEVITGLSLLLLFVAIGFDRGFWTITLAHITFTMCFVAVVVQSRLLSFDQSIEEAALDLGATPVGTFFAITLPVIAPAVFSGWVLAFTLSLDDLVIASFTTGPGATTLPMKIYSQVRLGVTPEINAICTILIGIVALGVIVASIVTKRREAQREKDERAAFAAIG
- a CDS encoding AsmA family protein, encoding MTRKMFQILRDSHLWVRLRPRHLVWSAAIGVVLAAAYNAALPLVVSTTDARATMERMLDDWSGGKSRISGEPEVRFWPEPLVTIPATTIVSAGSEPRPLAEIGRITASFSLLSALRGEQALDEITLVDPVFTFEREADGTMNWRKPHWLVQPGTVVPQDKARFGDITIENGRLRVVDHMATDGAGVDVAGISGTFKWPSFAGRLSAQFSATIGGEKVGWAFVCEEPLALFARRDASFKTSLTSSPLTFSFEGRGNFSTQPFASGHLQMSAASLATLAAWYRGTPETGFPAGGFSIDTKVTTGEQALKLEDLQLAIGGATATGVLDVQLRPGERPRVEGTLAFDRIDLNGLPLATLKPAQEDDRAWRIAQALVGGWRLDVRLSSQEVLAGPLHLTDVAAGVIIDGRRVSLDIGDSSYANGTLSGRAVLSENGLEQGGKLQANLKDADFAAVLESFGLKGPIPTGRGVLSLDLATGRPLWATGITDVFGRLDYSLTNGSLADFDIHAFTDLVRKGEFFSLSQASDGTLDFRTADIEASFVGGTARLDRAAFVGPAGNISVTGVVPYRTGSLALAGTLAGPEAGKEPLQFFIGGSWPNAVISPLSVLLSPK
- a CDS encoding acetoacetate--CoA ligase; translated protein: MQADRPLWVPDRKTLEGSPMAEFITWCGERFGRSFGDYDDFHGWSVSERGDFWTAVWEHCKVIGERGERALVDGDRMLDARFFPDASLNFAENLLRKTGGGDALIFRGEDKVSYRLTWDELRALVSRLQLALKAQGIGVGDRVAAMMPNMPETVALMLATASVGAIWSSCSPDFGEQGVLDRFGQIAPKLFIACDGYWYNGKRQDVDAKVRAVAKALGVPTVIVPYAGDSAALAPTVEGGVTLADFTADFEAGPLVFERQPFNHPLYILFSSGTTGVPKCIVHSAGGTLLQHLKEHRFHCGLGDGERLFYFTTCGWMMWNWLASGLAVGATLCLYDGSPFYPDGNVLFDYAAAERFAVFGTSAKYIDAVRKGGFTPAKTHDLSPLRLMTSTGSPLSPEGFSFVYEGIKPDVQLASISGGTDIVSCFVLGNPLKPVWRGEIQGPGLGLAVDVWNDEGKPVRGEKGELVCTRAFPSMPVMFWNDPDGAKYRAAYFDRFDNVWCHGDFAEWTPHGGIVIHGRSDATLNPGGVRIGTAEIYNQVEQMDEVTEALCIGQDWEDDVRVVLFVRLAPGVELTEELAREIKARIRTGASPRHVPAKIIAVADIPRTKSGKIVELAVRDVVHGRPVKNKEALANPEALDLFAGLEELKS
- a CDS encoding ABC transporter permease; its protein translation is MHFTAKSLKRRYASSGTGLHHPLLTGWAGLASAVVLMPIVAIAWLAVSGGSADWPHLIENVIPRATGRTLLLVLFTGIATAVIGILTAWLVATYEFPLRRFLSAALVLPLAIPAYLSAYAFGELLTFTGPVQGLTRALFGFQTSRDYWFPDVRSLGGAVLVLSSVLYPYIYLACRSMFLMQGRAAADVARTLGAGPLKVFFRVQLPMARPAIMIGLTLVAMETLNDIGAVEFLGVQTLTFSIFDTWLNRGSLAGAAQIACIMLVFVIGLMMVERAARRRQRFASQKTTAAVHDVARLRLFGWKGWAATAACLLPIGSGFAVPFLVLGDYALKRLDQFLAPRLLSALLHSILVSGLTAFATVLLGFVLAYAARTGRSRITDIAGRLASFGYGVPGTVLAIGVLFPLAALDNTIDAEMRDLFGISTGLLMSGTGFAIIYACTVRFLTMAEGTLEAGFQKLSPHLDMAARALGRTSGQTLRTVLLPMMRPAVLTAALLVFIETMKELSATIMLRPFNFNTLATLVYEDASRAKVEDASVAAMIIVLAGMVPVILVSRSLERRP
- a CDS encoding PAS domain S-box protein, with amino-acid sequence MPERQYPFIDIAVHARVREHFARGDASVLFSRDVARVLWANDQGAKLFGTASVYDFIDTDLDPSDLSLRQLRAAAAQLATAGDRRQLLIRMASGFRRLPLNAAVEMIRVGAGEEAILFTAPNNGKTLSTEARAEAMIAGLDGPDTHMAVLDSDGAVIAGSRGFESLGLSSDIRRTLVAAVTRDQDRLIKRPVATEKGRLPAAVGKISDYPALHLLFVVEAILEEAEAGEAAGAAAQEQAGPATPTAPIETQEAVPSSATPAETDQPAAPLDEAVPAAVSETAAEKETEAPGEEGTGDAAQGEFAQKDKADAADLAEPEILQEAEPASGEPPVDADRGGETADFAFAAGGRAVRFVWKIDAEGRFSEISEEFASAVGPKAADVIGVTFTDLANRYDLDPENKINELLHRRDTWSGKTIFWPVQGTNLKVPVDLAALPTYSRSREFDGFRGFGIVRVADAVPDAKAAGLSLERAERTTPAASDVPAKGADKPTAAVGSSTGPAASSGEDAAEAAAGAPEDPFRGEQPALRVVETPGRPASDKVIDLEERRPAGTGTLTRGEQAAFREIARQLGEHFVSPGPLPQEGQTESRPEAEALPSTSTPAAAQEDEQTSGAKAPGGQDDATQPGEASAAAMEPAARTVAAMSSEILDRLPIALLVHHGDELLHANAEFLRLTEYDDLDAFAREGGLEALFALGDEAGTAKPDGTMTLVRKDGRLIPVGAHLHSIRWEGRSALMLALTPAGASEAEKQARKEERAAEASRLRMEIDELRSILETATDGVVVLGQDGDIRTMNRSASALFDYDEAEMRGKPFAALFAHESQKAVIDYLQGLSGHGVASVLNDGREVIGREAAGGFIPLFMTIGRLSSSNGYCAVIRDITQWKRTEEELRNAKRAAETANAHKTEFLARVSHEIRTPLNAIIGFSDMMASEHFGPIGHPRYIEYAGDIGRSGRHVLDIVNDLLDISKIEAGEMDLDFGSVDLNEAVSEAVSLVQPQANSQRVIIRTSLSGSVPEVVADDRSIKQIALNILANAIRFTPSGGQIVVSTSYEANGSVILRIRDTGVGMTRNELDQAMKPFRQVTTGGRKRGDGTGLGLPLTKAMTEANRAQFAISSAPNEGTLVEISFPPQRVLAN